Proteins co-encoded in one Anopheles moucheti chromosome X, idAnoMoucSN_F20_07, whole genome shotgun sequence genomic window:
- the LOC128307343 gene encoding histamine H2 receptor codes for MALLRDGVMATTDIPSSSMIPFADRVNEIHQDLVIWITIDGILMVCIFSGNILTIIAVWYYRRLQWLISNLFVLSLAISDIFVGLTLPYHLAFYMGVDLGRHKHLCLLRFFVLIIACSVSIWNLIAIAVDRYIAICYPLHYTRLMTKRTALTILGFGWCLAISIATIPLIWNKWETAQECEFDELLHPWYVAGVITPIFSVVWLCLFVVYWRIWREASKHAKQLRAHGGASERSSSDWKSVQVVLLIMGCFTFCWIPYFVVVLTQIFAFVEDSSPTLYKAAFSLAMANSMMNPIIYAWKNTHFRHAFKQLLTCHKPVVPLEVANGVGSLELAAAKSCPEIATESMENIGTHRAATSILTNHSSLASVSTVTPVPSSEPGRFESLVVLAQLAGGELVRSTDITANTTIRVSLSNEELPAMVSNREGPGIPANPPDVTSDTLTTSPFPPAKSGNASTHIIAGNIIINNFNLYDQARMARLLRCEWANSTPNGTAENSADTARPPMGTMAQPPETDTPLTEQEVAQNVTKL; via the exons ATGGCATTGCTGCGGGATGGTGTGATGGCCACTACCGACATACCGAGCAGCAGTATGATCCCGTTTGCCGACAGAGTGAACGAAATCCATCAGGATCTCGTCATCTGGATCACCATCGACGGCATCCTGATGGTGTGCATCTTCAGCGGCAACATACTGACGATCATTGCCGTCTGGTATTACCGGCGTCTGCAATGGTTAATTTCGAACCTGTTCGTACTGTCGCTCGCCATCTCGGACATCTTTGTCGGACTCACGCTACCGTACCATCTAGCATTCTACATGGGTGtggatcttggccgccacaaGCATCTCTGTCTGTTGCGCTTTTTCGTGCTAATCATCGCGTGTAGCGTTTCGATCTGGAACCTGATAGCGATTGCCGTTGATCGTTATATCGCTATCTGTTATCCGCTGCACTACACGAG ATTGATGACTAAGCGCACGGCCCTGACGATACTCGGATTTGGCTGGTGTCTGGCAATCTCTATTGCCACCATACCATTGATTTGGAACAAATGGGAAACCGCGCAGGAGTGCGAGTTTGACGAGCTATTGCATCCGTGGTATGTGGCGGGTGTTATAACGCCCATCTTTTCCGTCGTTTGGCTCTGCCTGTTTGTCGTTTACTGGCGCATCTGGCGTGAGGCTTCCAAGCACGCAAAGCAACTGCGAGCCCACGGTGGAGCATCGGAGCGTTCGTCTAGCGACTGGAAGTCGGTGCAG GTTGTGCTGCTCATCATGGGTTGTTTTACCTTCTGCTGGATACCGTACTTCGTAGTGGTGCTGACGCAGATATTCGCATTCGTTGAGGACAGCTCACCAACGCTTTACAAAGCGGCATTTTCCCTAGCAATGGCCAACTCAATGATGAATCCAATTATCTATGCGTGGAAGAATACGCACTTTCGGCATGCGTTCAAACAGCTGCTCACCTGCCACAAACCAGTCGTCCCGCTGGAGGTCGCCAACGGCGTTGGTTCGTTGGAGCTGGCAGCGGCAAAATCGTGCCCGGAAATAGCAACGGAATCGATGGAAAACATCGGTACGCACCGGGCAGCAACATCGATCCTTACCAACCATAGCAGTCTGGCGAGTGTGTCGACCGTAACACCGGTGCCCTCTTCCGAGCCGGGTCGCTTCGAATCGCTGGTTGTACTTGCACAGCTCGCGGGCGGAGAGCTTGTCCGGTCGACCGATATCACCGCCAACACGACTATAAGGGTATCGCTGAGCAATGAAGAATTGCCCGCCATGGTTAGCAATAGAGAGGGACCCGGGATACCAGCAAATCCACCGGACGTCACGTCGGATACGCTAACGACTTCACCGTTCCCACCGGCAAAGTCGGGCAACGCATCCACTCACATCATTGCAGGGAATATTATCATCAATAACTTCAACCTTTACGATCAGGCTCGTATGGCTCGATTATTGCGTTGCGAGTGGGCTAACAGCACCCCGAATGGGACGGCGGAAAATTCTGCCGATACGGCCAGACCGCCAATGGGGACAATGGCGCAGCCCCCGGAAACTGACACTCCGTTGACCGAGCAAGAGGTAGCtcaaaatgtaacaaaacttTAA